In Sebaldella termitidis ATCC 33386, one DNA window encodes the following:
- a CDS encoding N-acetylmannosamine-6-phosphate 2-epimerase translates to MKNKEVMETLRKNLIVSCQALEDEPLHSSFIMGRMALAAKEGGAIGIRANTVADITEIKKTVNLPVIGIIKKEYPDSEVYITPTMDEIDALVQSGAEIIALDATLRMRPKAAELNEFFKTVKEKYPKQLFMADISTVEEAENAEKLKFDFIGTTLHGYTENTKNQNIADNDFKFLKDVLNSITVPVIAEGKIDTPEKAKRVLELGVFCVVVGGAITRPQLITKAFSEKIKEV, encoded by the coding sequence ATGAAAAATAAAGAAGTAATGGAGACCTTAAGAAAAAATCTTATTGTATCATGCCAGGCATTAGAAGATGAACCGCTGCACAGTTCGTTCATCATGGGAAGGATGGCTCTTGCCGCAAAGGAAGGCGGTGCCATCGGAATAAGAGCAAATACCGTGGCAGACATAACAGAAATAAAGAAAACTGTAAATCTGCCGGTAATTGGGATAATAAAAAAAGAATATCCTGATTCTGAGGTATATATAACACCTACTATGGATGAAATAGATGCTCTTGTTCAAAGCGGTGCAGAGATAATAGCACTGGATGCGACCCTAAGAATGAGACCCAAAGCAGCGGAATTAAATGAATTTTTTAAAACTGTAAAGGAGAAATATCCAAAACAGCTGTTTATGGCTGATATTTCCACAGTGGAAGAAGCAGAAAATGCTGAAAAGCTGAAATTTGATTTCATAGGTACGACGCTTCACGGTTATACAGAAAATACAAAAAATCAGAATATAGCAGATAATGACTTTAAATTTTTAAAAGATGTGTTAAATTCAATAACTGTTCCTGTAATAGCAGAAGGAAAAATAGATACTCCGGAAAAAGCAAAAAGAGTATTGGAGCTGGGAGTATTTTGTGTAGTAGTGGGCGGGGCAATAACAAGGCCTCAGTTAATAACTAAAGCATTTAGCGAGAAAATAAAAGAAGTATAA
- a CDS encoding polyphenol oxidase family protein → MYREEKDYYYVDRFKKNGITAVYTKKSLGNMSDYCESKDKPCENRAKLLKMLKMDERIEVKSHQTHSNNIKIINEHVTRYSYHGIDGFITNRKDVALFTFYADCLPIFIYDMENNAIGVAHSGWPGTYKEIQKNLLETMIKEYGSNPKNILLALGIGIGVSDYEVGTEFYEKFTEKFDRELIENSFIYSKNKSKYYFDNVGFNKISALRMGIPDKNIITASESTMEEKFHSYRREGKDSGRATALIAFE, encoded by the coding sequence ATGTATAGAGAAGAAAAAGATTATTACTATGTAGATAGATTCAAGAAAAACGGAATAACAGCGGTATACACTAAAAAAAGTCTTGGTAATATGTCAGATTACTGTGAAAGTAAAGATAAGCCCTGTGAAAACAGAGCAAAATTACTTAAAATGCTGAAAATGGACGAAAGAATAGAAGTAAAATCACATCAAACGCACAGTAACAATATAAAAATAATTAATGAGCATGTAACAAGATATTCTTATCATGGTATAGACGGATTTATAACTAACAGGAAAGATGTGGCATTGTTTACATTTTATGCAGACTGCCTTCCTATATTTATCTATGACATGGAAAATAATGCTATTGGTGTAGCACATTCAGGATGGCCGGGGACATATAAGGAAATACAGAAAAATCTTTTGGAGACTATGATAAAGGAGTATGGAAGCAATCCCAAAAATATATTATTAGCTTTGGGAATAGGAATAGGTGTTTCTGACTATGAAGTAGGAACAGAATTTTATGAAAAATTTACAGAAAAATTTGACAGAGAGCTTATAGAAAATTCATTTATTTATTCTAAAAATAAATCAAAATATTATTTTGATAATGTGGGATTTAATAAAATATCGGCTTTGAGAATGGGAATTCCTGATAAAAATATTATTACAGCTTCTGAGAGTACAATGGAAGAAAAATTTCATTCTTACAGAAGAGAAGGAAAAGATTCAGGAAGAGCAACTGCACTTATAGCTTTTGAATAA
- a CDS encoding polyprenyl synthetase family protein: MLKIYLKEKREIFEKYLQEKMTELKYPERLAESMIYSVMNGGKRLRPVLMYMIADIFNQDYSRIEDTAAALECIHSYSLVHDDLPAMDDDTYRRGKLTTHKKFDEATAILAGDALLTYAFYVISASEKIENSGKVNIIRILSDYSGINGMVGGQYVDMESENKEISFDTLKYIHSHKTGKLLKAAVELPLEALAIEGKQKEVLLEYSELIGIAFQIKDDLLDIEGDFEKTGKESSDEKNNKTTYPKLFGLEKTKEILNDYTEKAKQLIRENFENAEILVELADYISNRGE; the protein is encoded by the coding sequence ATGCTGAAAATATATTTAAAAGAAAAAAGAGAGATTTTTGAAAAATATCTGCAGGAAAAAATGACAGAGCTGAAATATCCTGAAAGATTGGCTGAATCAATGATTTATTCGGTGATGAACGGGGGAAAAAGACTGAGACCGGTTCTCATGTATATGATAGCAGATATATTTAATCAAGATTACAGCAGGATAGAAGATACAGCAGCAGCATTGGAATGTATACATTCATATTCGCTTGTACATGATGATCTTCCGGCTATGGATGATGATACATACAGAAGAGGAAAACTTACTACTCATAAAAAATTTGATGAAGCTACGGCTATTCTTGCCGGTGATGCTTTACTGACTTATGCTTTTTATGTGATCTCCGCTTCTGAAAAAATAGAAAATTCCGGAAAAGTAAATATAATCAGAATTCTGTCAGATTATTCGGGAATAAACGGAATGGTCGGCGGGCAATATGTTGATATGGAATCTGAGAATAAAGAAATATCTTTTGATACTCTAAAATATATACACAGCCATAAAACAGGGAAATTATTAAAGGCTGCAGTGGAACTTCCTCTGGAGGCTCTGGCCATAGAAGGAAAACAAAAAGAAGTTCTTCTGGAGTATTCTGAATTAATAGGAATTGCTTTTCAAATAAAAGATGACCTTTTGGATATAGAAGGAGATTTTGAAAAAACCGGAAAAGAATCAAGCGATGAAAAGAATAATAAGACTACTTATCCTAAGCTTTTCGGACTGGAAAAAACAAAGGAAATTCTGAATGATTATACTGAAAAGGCCAAACAATTAATAAGAGAAAATTTTGAAAATGCTGAAATTCTGGTAGAGCTGGCAGATTATATCAGTAACAGGGGTGAGTGA
- the xseB gene encoding exodeoxyribonuclease VII small subunit, translated as MSAKKKNFEERILEIDEIIEKLEAGELSLDDSIKEYEKAIKLIKESETLLEAAEGKVMKVLEKNNDIVLEEFE; from the coding sequence ATGTCAGCAAAGAAAAAAAATTTTGAAGAAAGAATACTGGAAATTGATGAAATAATAGAAAAGCTTGAAGCAGGTGAATTATCTCTGGATGATTCTATAAAAGAATATGAAAAAGCAATAAAGCTCATAAAGGAGTCAGAAACACTTCTTGAGGCTGCTGAGGGAAAAGTAATGAAGGTATTGGAAAAAAATAATGATATAGTATTAGAGGAGTTTGAGTAA
- the rsmD gene encoding 16S rRNA (guanine(966)-N(2))-methyltransferase RsmD, whose product MRVVAGSVKNKKLKTKEGRETRPTLERVKEAIFSIISDEITDSSFLDLYAGTGSIAIEALSRGARRAILIEQDKEALRIIIENINNCGFENISRAYKNDVIRALEILQRKGELFDIIFLDPPYKENISFDTLKKISECKVLKKEGIIISEHGNYEKLPDEIGDLVKYDERDYNKKILSFYRYK is encoded by the coding sequence ATGAGAGTAGTAGCTGGAAGTGTTAAAAATAAAAAACTGAAAACCAAAGAAGGAAGAGAAACAAGACCTACGCTTGAGCGTGTGAAAGAGGCTATTTTCAGCATAATAAGCGATGAAATAACAGACAGCAGCTTTCTGGATCTGTATGCAGGTACCGGGAGTATAGCAATAGAGGCTTTAAGCCGCGGAGCAAGAAGAGCAATATTAATAGAGCAGGATAAAGAAGCACTTAGAATAATTATAGAAAATATAAATAACTGTGGTTTTGAAAATATATCAAGAGCATATAAGAATGATGTAATTCGTGCATTGGAAATATTACAGAGAAAAGGCGAGCTGTTTGATATAATATTTTTGGATCCTCCATATAAAGAAAATATATCTTTTGATACGCTGAAAAAAATTTCAGAGTGCAAAGTCTTAAAAAAAGAGGGGATTATCATCTCGGAACATGGAAATTATGAAAAGCTTCCTGATGAGATAGGTGACCTTGTTAAATATGACGAAAGAGATTATAACAAAAAAATTCTGTCTTTTTACAGATATAAATAA
- the queA gene encoding tRNA preQ1(34) S-adenosylmethionine ribosyltransferase-isomerase QueA: MKLSDFDFDLPDNLIAQSAMEPRDHSKLMVLEKNKQVIEHKKFYNISDYLKKGDVLVVNRTRVIPARLFGKKDTGSILECFLLKRIDLNTWEVLLKPAKKLKIGQKLVFLEGKLEAVLKEVKDDGNRILEFIYEGNFEEILDELGEMPLPPYITEQLKDKNRYQTVYAKEGESVAAPTAGLHFTNELLEKLKDSGVELTEIYLDVGLGTFRPVQTENILEHKMHHEKYHIPEESAEIINRAKREGRRIIAVGTTTVRTLESSNNGAEVISGDGETDIFIYGDYKFKIVDALITNFHLPKSTLLMLISAFAGKNFIFTAYETAIQEKYRFYSFGDAMFIY, translated from the coding sequence ATGAAACTATCGGATTTTGATTTTGACCTGCCAGATAATTTGATAGCACAGAGTGCTATGGAACCGAGAGATCATTCAAAGTTAATGGTACTTGAGAAGAATAAGCAGGTCATAGAGCATAAAAAGTTTTATAATATATCCGACTATCTGAAAAAAGGAGATGTTCTTGTAGTAAACAGAACAAGGGTTATTCCTGCCAGATTATTCGGAAAGAAAGATACTGGAAGTATTCTTGAATGCTTTTTATTAAAACGTATTGATTTAAATACATGGGAAGTTCTTTTGAAACCTGCCAAAAAACTGAAAATCGGACAAAAGCTGGTTTTTCTTGAGGGAAAACTGGAAGCAGTTTTGAAAGAAGTAAAAGACGACGGAAACAGAATACTGGAATTTATATATGAGGGAAATTTTGAGGAAATACTTGATGAATTGGGTGAAATGCCGCTTCCGCCTTATATTACTGAACAACTGAAAGATAAGAACAGATATCAGACAGTATATGCTAAAGAGGGAGAGTCAGTGGCGGCACCTACAGCAGGACTGCATTTTACAAATGAGCTTTTGGAAAAATTGAAAGATTCCGGAGTAGAGCTGACAGAGATATACCTTGATGTAGGGCTGGGTACATTCAGACCTGTACAGACAGAAAATATATTAGAACATAAAATGCACCATGAAAAATATCATATTCCGGAAGAAAGTGCAGAGATTATTAACAGAGCCAAGAGAGAAGGCAGAAGGATTATTGCTGTGGGGACGACCACTGTGAGAACACTGGAATCCTCTAATAACGGGGCAGAGGTGATTTCGGGCGATGGTGAAACAGATATATTCATATATGGAGATTATAAATTTAAAATAGTAGATGCCCTGATTACGAACTTTCATCTGCCGAAATCAACTCTGCTTATGCTTATATCCGCATTTGCAGGAAAGAATTTTATTTTTACGGCATATGAAACTGCGATTCAGGAGAAATACAGATTTTACAGTTTTGGAGACGCAATGTTTATATATTAA